The Veillonellaceae bacterium genome includes a window with the following:
- the sigG gene encoding RNA polymerase sporulation sigma factor SigG, which translates to MIINKVEICGVNTAKLPVLSANKMRELFEVMQNGDATVREQLIYGNLRLVLSVIQRFNNRGEYVDDLFQVGCIGLMKAIDNFDLSQNVKFSTYAVPMIIGEIRRYLRDNNPIRVSRSMRDVAYKALQVRDSLVSRYSREPSINEIAEELKIPREEIIFALDAIQEPISLFEPIYHDGGDPIFVMDQISDDKNLDFNWLEGVAIKEALRRLSEREKHILTLRFFEGKTQMEVAEEIGISQAQVSRLEKAALGHMRKYI; encoded by the coding sequence ATGATTATAAACAAAGTAGAGATTTGTGGTGTAAATACAGCTAAACTCCCGGTACTTTCGGCGAATAAAATGCGAGAATTATTTGAAGTTATGCAAAACGGCGACGCTACAGTAAGAGAGCAACTGATATATGGAAATCTAAGGCTTGTTTTGAGCGTTATACAAAGGTTTAATAACAGAGGAGAGTATGTTGACGATTTATTTCAAGTTGGGTGTATTGGTTTAATGAAAGCCATCGATAATTTTGATCTATCGCAAAATGTTAAGTTCTCAACCTACGCCGTTCCTATGATTATCGGTGAAATAAGACGCTATCTGCGTGACAATAATCCAATCAGAGTCAGCCGCTCGATGCGTGATGTTGCTTATAAGGCGTTACAGGTTCGCGATTCGCTTGTAAGCAGGTACTCACGAGAGCCGTCTATTAATGAAATTGCCGAAGAGCTAAAGATTCCAAGGGAAGAAATAATATTTGCATTAGACGCAATACAGGAACCCATTTCGTTGTTTGAGCCAATTTATCATGACGGCGGTGATCCAATTTTTGTTATGGATCAAATAAGTGACGATAAGAACCTTGATTTTAATTGGCTCGAAGGAGTAGCTATCAAAGAAGCCTTGCGGAGACTAAGCGAGCGAGAAAAACATATTCTCACATTAAGATTCTTTGAAGGAAAAACCCAAATGGAAGTAGCCGAAGAAATTGGTATCTCGCAAGCGCAAGTCTCTAGGCTTGAAAAGGCTGCACTTGGTCATATGCGTAAATATATATAA
- the spoIIR gene encoding stage II sporulation protein R — MRRKIFKGLAISIVVFFIVSGWMLLAYNLDTELPIAHSQHNMIRLHVIANSDSAEDQLVKLKVRDAVVSYLAPYLKDVSDAYLARQIISDRHDELIDVARRVLAANGVNYPVKIEVGIFDFPVKSYGELTLPAGKYEAARVLLGKAEGENWWCILFPPLCFIDMTNAAAIPKGASKDQEKSPASIEFRWKIAEMWSAKS, encoded by the coding sequence ATGAGGAGAAAAATATTTAAAGGGTTAGCTATTAGTATAGTTGTTTTTTTCATCGTCTCTGGCTGGATGCTATTAGCTTATAATCTGGACACCGAGCTGCCTATCGCACATAGTCAGCATAACATGATTAGGCTGCATGTTATAGCCAATAGCGACAGTGCTGAAGATCAGCTAGTTAAGCTTAAAGTCCGAGATGCTGTTGTAAGCTATCTGGCTCCATACTTAAAAGATGTTTCTGACGCTTATTTAGCCCGTCAAATAATCTCAGATAGACACGACGAGCTGATTGATGTAGCCCGGCGGGTTTTAGCAGCCAACGGGGTGAATTATCCGGTAAAAATTGAAGTCGGAATTTTTGATTTTCCCGTAAAGTCATATGGTGAGCTCACCCTGCCTGCCGGTAAATATGAGGCCGCTCGTGTGCTTTTAGGGAAAGCCGAAGGGGAAAATTGGTGGTGCATATTGTTTCCGCCATTGTGTTTTATAGATATGACCAATGCGGCGGCAATACCAAAAGGTGCTAGTAAAGATCAGGAGAAAAGTCCAGCTAGCATTGAATTTAGATGGAAAATTGCTGAAATGTGGTCGGCAAAGTCTTGA
- a CDS encoding recombinase family protein, which produces MNAIYCRVSTDEQARKGYSLEDQRQACRLHLLKMGLHDIEEYIDDGYSGEYLERPALEKLRSDIQLYNITYIAIYDPDRLSRNLTNQLILADEIEKSGTRLTFVTGDYDCSPEGRLFFSMKGAISAYEKAKIRERTYRGRRAKAAKGKIISNARPFGYDWDKKSSMYIINEREAQVIKAIYRMCLNNGWSARTIALELARKGILGRNKRPLSVSTISRILSKEMYFGNHYLFKQSVRKTGQNTREIVNNPRDLWIPINIPPIVSKDLWDKVQQQLQMNKRLAKRNTKHDYLLKGLLICGVCGRKMTASSRKGPRKNVPDKAYYYYSCISKESKSYKHNHIKCSGRRIPANDLDALVWNSLESIIAKDQKFLGYINNRDDDEIEIKALKNSYQKLQNQQTDITNWYRLGLLNSQAAKTELETISKDKDEIAAKINNLLEQQKITNQPVFTPTDYFKFASIEHKRLILQRIPYKIMAARLEDDFEFWLQEY; this is translated from the coding sequence ATGAATGCTATATATTGCCGGGTAAGCACTGATGAGCAGGCCCGCAAAGGTTACTCTCTTGAAGATCAACGCCAAGCCTGTCGTCTTCATTTGCTTAAAATGGGCTTACATGATATTGAAGAATATATTGATGACGGTTATAGCGGCGAGTATCTTGAACGCCCCGCGCTCGAAAAGCTTAGATCCGACATTCAGCTTTACAACATAACTTATATAGCAATTTATGACCCGGATAGACTATCACGTAACCTAACAAACCAACTAATTCTGGCTGACGAAATAGAAAAATCAGGCACGCGCCTGACATTTGTTACTGGAGACTACGATTGTTCTCCCGAAGGCCGTTTGTTTTTCAGTATGAAAGGCGCAATTTCGGCTTATGAAAAGGCAAAAATTCGTGAGCGGACATATCGCGGCCGCCGTGCAAAAGCAGCTAAAGGAAAAATCATTTCAAACGCTCGCCCCTTTGGCTATGACTGGGATAAGAAAAGTAGCATGTATATAATAAACGAACGTGAGGCTCAAGTAATTAAAGCTATCTATCGAATGTGCCTTAATAATGGCTGGAGTGCTAGAACTATCGCGTTAGAATTAGCCCGTAAAGGTATTTTAGGTCGTAATAAAAGGCCTCTTTCTGTCTCAACAATTTCCCGTATTCTATCTAAGGAAATGTATTTTGGAAATCATTATCTCTTTAAACAAAGCGTACGAAAAACCGGCCAGAATACCCGGGAAATAGTCAATAACCCACGTGATTTATGGATTCCTATTAATATCCCTCCAATCGTATCTAAAGATCTCTGGGACAAAGTCCAACAGCAGCTTCAAATGAACAAACGTTTAGCGAAACGTAATACCAAACATGATTATTTATTAAAAGGCTTACTAATTTGTGGTGTTTGCGGCCGAAAAATGACGGCCTCCTCCCGAAAAGGGCCTCGCAAGAACGTACCTGATAAAGCTTATTACTATTATTCATGTATTTCCAAGGAATCAAAAAGTTACAAGCATAATCATATTAAATGCTCAGGCCGGCGGATACCCGCTAATGATTTGGACGCACTCGTTTGGAACAGCTTAGAAAGTATTATTGCAAAGGATCAGAAATTTTTAGGTTATATTAATAATAGAGATGATGATGAGATTGAAATTAAGGCTTTGAAAAATTCCTATCAGAAATTGCAAAATCAACAGACCGATATAACAAATTGGTATCGTCTTGGTTTATTGAACAGTCAAGCGGCTAAAACTGAGCTTGAAACAATTAGCAAAGATAAAGATGAAATCGCGGCAAAGATTAACAACCTGCTGGAACAGCAAAAAATAACAAATCAGCCGGTATTTACACCGACTGATTACTTTAAATTTGCTTCAATAGAGCACAAACGGCTAATACTGCAACGCATACCTTACAAAATAATGGCTGCAAGACTTGAGGATGATTTTGAATTCTGGCTGCAGGAGTATTAA